CAGTTCATCCCTCACAGATACCCACATCTGCTAATCCCTCAAGTTTTTGTCTATggttgttttatatattcatctatttatttgtaaaataatattgtaatattttatgttacattatataatataatattataatataatcatAAAGTATTAAGCAAACATTGCTAAGTACTAGCTAGATTCTGTACTTCTGAAACTTGCCCCAGGACTGCTGCCCCCAGCAAGACATAGCCCCTGGTCTCCAAGCACCAACACACTGATAGGTTTTCCAGTACAAGGGAGTCAGTGCAATGACATGACTGGTAAAGTGATTTGATAGGGAAGAAAAGGAGGCATGCCATGCCGCCTTACAGAATTTAGGGATGGCTTCATAGAAGACAGGTTGCTTGGACTGAATTTACGTGAATAAATAGGAATGTACAACTACAGTTCTTCGCTAATTGtcctctgcttcctgctcagagAACTAAATATATCTTCCCTTAGGTCTTGGGAATAAAGTCTGTTctgcttttcctctaagaatcACTGGGGCACCTCTTGTTGACTTTagcaattaatttttaagaaatagccCTAGGCTTTTGCTATAGACTACAGCATAAACCAGGCAGGTGGTACTCAGGTACCTGTGTGTTTGCTCTCTTTCTTACCCATTGTTTTGGGCTCCATCCTCCACTTCTCTGCTGACACTGCTCCTATCAAAACAATGGGTGACCTCCCACAAACGGAGAACTGTTCTCTGACTCCTCAGCTGAAAACTGAGACATGAGCTGAAACCTACAGCAGAGAGGGTGTAGTTAAGAAAGAGACTTAATTTTCTCACCATACAGAATGTCAAGtactaaaatgtgaatttttgtaATTATGGGATTTTCCTGGAGGTCTGAATAAAAATATGTTACTGCTACTTGCAGTTATAAGTGGATTTGAATATGGAAGGAAAACAGACTGGGAGTTATGTGCCTATCTGTCATTTCAGATTTTGTAACTGCTATGTTAAGAGATTGGGAACAATATTGTAGTCATCATTGATTCATGAAAATGACACTAGGAGTGATCTATAGATGCACAATCTGAAGGACCTGAGTCTTTACTGACtcttttttatatagatatacatgTGAACCTCTCCcttatgtataaaaatacaattatttcaGACCATGTCTGTTTCTTAAGACAAACATATAGATGCAAACAGATCCAGTATcatgttgtttgttttaatgccCTAGAAGTGAATTGCATGGAGAAGATTAAACAGAACACCTGTTTAATTGTATGACTTGTTAATATGGGGGTTTCAAGAACACTGAATCATCATGACTTCATGGTAAGACATAAACAGCAAAAATTTGAGACAGAAACAGATTCATGTGGacaaagtaaaaaggaaagaggCCATAATCTCATATTTAGCAATgttttttataaatgttaataataatgataactacAATTGATTTAAGGTAATGTATATCAGATAAACTTTGAAATTTTGTACACCAGTCTTAAATGTATGATTTCATTCCATGGGTTTAATGGACTAAGGGTTTTAATCTCAGAAGTGAGAAGATGACATCTGTATGTTACAAAACACCCTCCTACTACGTGGAGACTGGTTTGAAAGGTATAAAATCAAAGTCAGAGAGATCTAAGGAGATAGAGGTTAGGAGTGTGTCACTAAGCAGTGACACTAGGGGCTAAGAAGAATGACTGGATCAAAGGGTTTAAACTGTAGTCAACAGGAACTGGTCACAAGTAAAAGAGAGGAGAGATAAGAATGAGAAAGGATCCTTTCAGGTTTCTACATTGGGTTGAATAGGTACATATAGTGATTTAACATACAAAGCTATGAGCATGAAGGAGGTAGAGTGGATTGGGAAAGAGTAAGCAAATTAATTCAGTCTTGAATTCCTTGAGCATGTGGTATAGATACTTAGGTATAGATAAATGCAAAATAGATCTGGGTTGCAGAAAAGTATTTGACTCAGAAACCTGGATTTGGAAGAAATTAAAGGACGTAATTGGTTACAATATTAATAAATGGATGAACTCAATCAGAGATAATGTACAGaacagggaagagaggagaggatgggaccctggaatcaacaCCACATAAGAGAGAGGTAgatggagaagggggtgggatgGGAGACATAGGAGGGACAACTGGAGGCTGCTGTGTTGTGGAAACTGAGGGAGAATACTTTAAAGAGAACAGATTGATTTACAGCATTCAGCAATGGCAAGAGGGGCTGCAGAGGATCCTTTCCAGTGGACATTCCAAGTGAGAAGTAATTGAATGGTAGAGTTTAAACATCTCCCTAAAAGCAGAGTGTTTACTCTTATCTGTAAATGAAACTAGACCCATTGTAGTTCAGACATGTGGATGTCTCACCTTAAAGACATTATCTCAAGACCAGGGGATTCTCTTCTTTGTATCTCACTTTATTTGCTTGTGTTTCACtttcagcttctttcttctcatgAAGATGGTGGCCAGATCTAGACACTGGGATAACCCACCAGGAATGGAGAGATCATGATTttggattcttttctctcttctgtgtccAAGCAAGCCATTGACGATGGCCCTTAGTAATTCAAGCTGGAGGCTACTCCatccttcttttttcctgatgGGCATCCCCGGTTTGGAGGAAAGCCAGCACTGGATAGCATTGCCACTGTGTGCCCTTTATCTTCTTGCTGTAATGGGCAATGTGAgcatcatcttcatcatctgGACTGACTCATCCTTGCACCAGCCTATGTACCTCTTTCTGGCCATGCTCTCTGGCATTGACCTGGTGCTGGCCTCCTCCACTGCGCCCAAAACCCTTGCGGTACTCCTGGTTCATGCCCATGAGATTGGGTACACTGTCTGCCTGATCCAGATGTTCTTCATCCATGCGTTCTCTTCCATGGAGTCAGGTGTACTTGTGGCTATGGCTCTGGATCGCTATGTAGCCATTTGTCACCCTCTGCACCATTCTACCATCTTGCATCCAGGGATCATAGGGCGCATTGGGATGGCAGTGCTGGTACGGGGAttggtcctcctcctccccttccctatCCTGTTGCAGAGACTCGTCTTCTGCCGGGCCACCATCATAGGCCATGCCTATTGTGAACATATGGCTGTGGTAAAACTGGCCTGCTCAGAAACCACAGTAAACCGAGCTTACGGGTTGGCAGTGGCCCTGCTTGTGGTTGGGGTAGATGTTGTGGCCATTGGTATTTCCTATGGTCTCATCCTTCAGACTGTGCTGAAGGTACCAGGGGGAGAGGCTCGTCTTAAGGCCTTTAGCACATGTGGTTCTCATATTTGTGTCATTCTGATCTTCTATATTCCAGGGATGTTCTCCTTTCTCACTCATCGCTTTGGCCACCATGTACCCCATCATGTTCATATTCTTCTGGCCACCCTCTACCTCCTTGTGCCACCTGCACTCAATCCTCTTGTCTATGGGGTGAAGACCCGGCAGATCCGCCAGCGAGTGATGAGGGTTTTCTCCCTAAAAGGACAGATCTGAACACATCCCCATTATTTTCTTCTGAGGTTGCTGCCAAAGGTACAGCCAAGAGTCCCTGTCTGGTCTAGACTCTGTGGATAGAGATCATTCTGCAGTGAGGAGTTCTTTCTGTCCTGCTAGTCTCATGGCAAAGAACACCGCTGGGGACTCAGCTCCATCACTAATTTGGTTACCTAGATAGCTGGAGTTGTAATTATTTTCCTAtggcttcttttgcttttaaTCCCAACATTTCTCTATTCCTGTGTTGAGGGGACTTGAGGACTGGAGAAAAGAGCTTTGTATAAgccattttttttctggattcagCTAATAAGTGTACAACAGCATCTGGTAAGGGAATGGGAAATCCCAGTGTTTGCTTGTCTTTGGTTTTAGAGTGTCTTCACACTCTTGAAGTTAGTGCTATTAGCTCTAGGTCACTCAGGTTCTGTGTAGCAACAGAGTCTCTCAAATCATTTCATACTGCCAATATGTCAGAAAACACCTCTTGTTACAATATGACTGTTAGTcatgtatttaaattaatttaattgggGAGACACTAAAATAggttcttagaaaaataaaatacaaaactattttCAAGGAAGAAATGTATATTGTagaatggatttcttttttaaaatttctgtttgcatttttcatctgttcatattttttgattaggataaagaagaaatatgacCAGTAttgaatatatgtgtgttttataaGTCTTAATTTAATAAAGCAGAACACCCAGgtaagtattattatttattaactatAAAATGTGCTAGAGTCTGGTACTGGTAAACACAGCTTTATTGATACATGTAGACGTAGTTTTGGCACTTGGGAGAAGAATATCTCTTCCTAAAATGTGGATATGGAATGATGTCAATTAGATGCCCCCCCTTCCTTTCTAGTAACATAAACTGGGTAAAGCTCACAAGATGATTGCCTTAATTAGTAAAGTGCATCCTGTTTGTGGGATGTTGCCCTGAAATATGGCTTAACtcttttgtatttctatgtaGCAACAAATTTTATTCAGTCCTGGAAGATGCAAGTCATTGCTGCCTTGCTATAGTGCTCTGGTGTTGAGAGGGTCCTATCCTGAGACTCCATAGTGGTTGAAAGGAGGGACTGGAAGGGTCAATGttccagtttcttctttcttgataAATTTTACTCCTAATGAATAGTTTCAGGTACAGAGATGGAATATAAAGTCTTCAGTTTGGTTGGCACATGTGGATGAATTAGAGAGGAGTCCTATGAGCTCTTATTGTAAGAGCAATTACATGTTCTCATCAGCTTGGTTGTAGGCCTggacttgaactctggtgagttGTCCTGGGGAAGTCCAGGCTGTGCTCTATTTGTATCATATCCACAGGAAAACCGTCATGGCCCTAGAGGTACTTACTTTAGGTAGGTTATTCCAAGTAGCGGTTTGTTCTCTCCTCCCATTTACACCACTTGCTGATGCTTGGGATATGGGTATGATGGTGGGATCTGAAGAGCTTCCTTCGACCACAAGATAGAAATATGGATATAATTATGGCATGTTCAAAAAAACTTAGGAGAATAACTTATAggcaataaaaacacaaattttattatACTATCATCATTGgattagagaagaaaaacaaatgctatGCTATCAAATACTTTTACAAAgtgtaaatttataaatataaaaatataaatttattacatttatatttagaaatgtaaatttatgTAAATAAGTGAGAactaaattaaatagaaaaaaaaaaagatagaaatgtgTGCTAAAGCTGTCAGAGCAACACTATAGAAGAGCCTGTGTCCCTGATGCCATCTGGGCCACCACCTTGGCTTAAACCCGGGACAAAAACTTGTATCTGGGTGAAGCCACTATGTTTGGGAAGAATCTTTTTGTAGCTGACTAACATATAGCCTAATGAGTAGATGTTTTTCCTATCAGACCATCCAGGTTGGATATGTTTTCTTCCTGAAGGatgtcttttagaatttttttttgaaaaggttttCAGTTCTTGtctaaaaatctgtttattttactCATTCAATTTTACTATCAGAAAATGTTTATgtcattttcttactgttttattttctactttggcTATAGTACATCCCCATATATCCCCTGTTTCATTCCTAGCAGTGTTTATTTGTGCCTTCCCTGATTTCCTTGCTTATCCATGTTAAACATTTATCAAtagtatgaaaatattttaatgtttgaaCTTATATCCATTTAACCTAATATTAACACGGGCTTTTTGGCTCTAACTTTTCTTGTCATATTTTGCACAGAGAGGACTGCACTGACCCAGTTGCTCTGGTAATACAAAAACAGTTCCCTCATCAAGTCACTAAATTATGGCTTTCAATTTGTTATCAGTTCTAACGATTCTAAACTTGGATTATTTCTTGAATCTTGaatcccttttttttaatttgcagagtctattaacatatagtgcattatttGTCCAGGCTCATCAGGCTCACACatttcgcagcactcaccatagcacttgctctccccaatgtccatagcccagccaccctatccctacctcctcacctccacccagcaaccctcggttgtttgtttagtgagattaagagtctcttaaggtttgtctccctcctgatcccatcttgtttcattttctccctccctaccccacacaactccccaccctgcctctcaaattcttcatatcagagagatcagatgataattttgtctttctctggagtatttctttctctttctctgactggcttattttgctattttgctcaacataatatGCTCTAGTTCTATTCACttcattgcaaatgggaagatttcatttctcttgatggcttcatagtatttcattgtatatctatacaccacatcttctttacccattcatctgttgatggacatctaggttctttccatagttttgctattctggacattgctgctataaacatttgggtaaaCTTTACTAATTATGACATATAAACAGGATGCATTTTACTAATCATGACAATCCTTTTGTAAGCTTTACCCAGTTCATGTTACTAGAAAGGAAGTGGGGGGGCATCTAATTGACATCATTCCATAGCATTCAGataattacatttgtatctttagggtaaatacccagtagtaccattgctgggttatagggtagctctattttcaactttttgaggaacatccatactgttttccagagtggctgcatcagctcgCATTCCCACCTCCTGAATCTCTTATTAAGAACATTTTTCACATCTGCATCGAGATTTAACTTTCCCCAGTCCTTTCCCTAACTTATAATTTACCCTCCACACATACATACCTTCCCTGGTTTATAGATTTCTTCATTCTGATTTTTCTATAAAGTCAATGCAGTAGATTTATAAATTCcagaaatatttgaaagtatTTGAACCAATCCTAGAATATTTCCCCATATTCTAGAAATGttattgaattattatttatgtatctCTTTAGTCatttgatttcaaactatataacAAAGCTAATGGTTTTGTAATAGTAATAGTTTtgatagtaatcaaaataatatagTATTGGCATAAAACCTATACACAGATCAGTGGACCAGAATAAAGTCTCTAGAAataaacacatgcatatatgGACAATTTAATTAGAACAAGGCAAATacaaatatacagtgggaaaaggaTTATCTCTTCAATatatagtgttgggaaaactggatatccatatgcagaagagtgaaactggacctaatcttacaccatacataataatcaactcaaaatggattaaagacctgaatgtaagacgtgaaaccataaaacacttcaaaggagacagaagaggtAAACTTTTTGACTTTGGCCTtcttaatgattttttggatttgatatCTTGAGAAAAAGCATCAAAGTCCAAGCTAAACAAGTGATAGAACATCAAACCacaaagcttctgcatagcaaggaaaccatcaacaaagtggAGAGCAACTATggaactgaagaaaatatttgcaaaccatatatctgataagggattagtaTACAAATTACCCACAAATTATATGAAGATCTTATAcaagttaatagaaaaaaaatagtcccATAAAAATGGGCACAGGAAATGAATAGACATTACAAGTGGCCAACAGgtgcatgaaaaggtgctcaacatcactcaccatcagagaaatgcaaatcaaaaccacaatgaggtatcacctcttGTGGATATGGaatgttagaatggctatcatcaagaagacaagggataacaagtgttggtgagaatgtggagaaaaggaagctttttaaaaaatatattttatttatttatttgtcagagagagagagagagagggcacaagcagggggagcaacagaaggagagagagaagcaggctccccactgaacaaggagcctgatgcaggacttgatcccaagatgctgggatcatgacctgagccaaaggcagatgcttaactgactaagccactcaggtgtcccagaaaaggaacacttgtggGCTGTTAGTGGGAATTGATAAATTGGTTAATGGGTATTGTAAATTagtgcagctactatggaaagccccatagaagttcctcaaaacagTAAAagcagaactaccatatgattccacaATCCCACTgctggatatatatccaaaagaaatgaaatcagtatctcaaagagatatctgcatccCTAGGTTCATTGCAGCATAATTCATGATAGCAAGACATGGGAATAGCCTAAGTGTTCCTCAATAGATGAATGAGTAACAGGTGAATGAATAGCAAACTGTGGGGGGGGGTGCATACTATATTGTGGGatatatattttccatatatgtaatatatatataatatacacacacaatagattattttttagccataaaaaggaaatccaGTCATTTGCAACATCATGGATAGACCTTGAGAGCAGTATGCTatgtgaagtaagtcagaaaagaaatattgtatgtaaaatcttaaaaaaaaaaaaaagcaaacaaacaaacaaaaagaaaacaccataCTCACggaaacagagaacaaattgtTGATTTCCATAGGCAGcgtatgggggtggggtgggagaaatgggtgaaggcggtcaaaggtacaaacttacAGCTATAACTTCTgcagatgtagaaaaaaaaaaaaagtaactttgagAGGGAAGAAGTAAATCATGTTGTCAGTCCAAAAGCCCTAATAGCACTTACCAAGGACAAACAGAAAAGGGGATGATATGATCAAGATGGTAACAGAAGTTGCCTGACCTTAGTCCTCTTCACAAGAAGACAAACTGTTATCCATAGACAAGACACTGTTGTGAAAATCCCATAATCACAGGGTGAGGCTGTAGCATTCTCCTGGACCACAGAGACCCAGAAAGACTGCCTTAGAAGAGTAAGAGGAGAGGTTTCACTTTGCCTGATTTGTGCCTCTACCAGGATAACACAGAATGGCACTGAAAGGTCCTATCCAGTTTctccaggaagaaaggagagcCCAGTATGGACATCCACCTCCACCAACATTGCAGGGTGCTTTCTGGGAGGTCCACTCCTGTCTTGCCTCATAAGGATCATGAGTTAATCTGCATGTTATACAGGGCATAACATAGAGATGGAAAACAGGGGTAAGGGTTTACCACAACTAGTGTTCAGATGCTAGAGAACAGCCTTCCTGCTGTAGAACCTGAGTAGAGATCTCAGCCAGTGGATCACCCCATCTGCAGAGCTAAGCTCATGGATCCATCTGGCCAGTGAGCTTAGCTGGCACTTCTGCCTGATTTGAGTCCCCAGTAAATAGGCATTACTAGCTTTGGACTCTATTCTCTGACCTCATCCAGGCAGGGAACCAAATTCACTGTTGGGCTTGACCAGGAAGTCTTGTCCTGATCAAATGacaaaaaatgattttcaaagaatgacaaaatggtaaaagcagaaaaaaaatgataaaaaaaaaaaacactccactCTAAACAAACTGAAAGTCAGCAGCCCTGTGCAACTGTTGAGCATAGCCTCTAGCCTGCATAACCTAACAATGACCCTGGGTCTAGCCTAGTCTTGGAGCCTAGCTTACAATCTCACTCAGCCTATGAGTGAGGAAGgaatgagacaggaatccatcagaatcctccATCAATCCCCTTCATCTGCCaatgaagatgcccttcaacggacgaatggataaggaagatgtgatccatatacactatggagtattatggctccatcagaaaggatgaatacccaacttttgtagcaacatggacgggactggaagagattatgctgagtgaaacaagtcaaacagagagaataagttatcatatggtttcacttatttgtggagcataacaaatatcatggaggacaagaggagttagagaggagaagggaattgagggaaattggaaggggaggtgaaccatgagagactatggactctgaaaaacaatctgagggttttgaaggggtggggggtgggaggtcggggtaccaggtggtgggtattatggaaggcacgtattgcatggagcactgggtgtggtgcaaaaataatgaatattgttatgctgaaaataaataaaaaataaatttttttaaaaatggaaaaaaaaattccacatatgagtgaaccaccaggctcacccaacctcccaccactccttccctccaaaaccctcagtttgtttctcagagtccacagtctctcatggttcatctccctctccaatttcccccaactgccttctcctctccatctccccatgtcctccgtgttattccttatgctccacaaagcaaaaccatatgataattgactctctctgcttgacttattcactcagcataatctctaacagtcccgtccatgttgatacaaaagttgggtattcatcttttctgatggaggcataatactccatagtatatatggaccacatcttctttatccattcatccattgaagggcatcttggttcttttcacagctTGGCAActatagccattgctgctatgaacattggggtacagatggcccttcttttcattacatctgtatctttggggtagtgcaattgcaggttaatagggaagctcaatttttactttcttaaggaatctccacactgtttccaaagtggccgaaccaacttgcattctcaccaacaatgtaagagggttcccctttatctaCATcttcttcaacacatgttgtttactgtcttgttaattttggccattctaactggtgtaaggtgatatctcaatgcggttttaatatgaatctccctgatggctagtgatgatgaacattttttcatgtgtctgatagccattttgcatgtcttcattggagaagt
The genomic region above belongs to Neovison vison isolate M4711 chromosome 7, ASM_NN_V1, whole genome shotgun sequence and contains:
- the LOC122914242 gene encoding olfactory receptor 52L1-like, whose translation is MALSNSSWRLLHPSFFLMGIPGLEESQHWIALPLCALYLLAVMGNVSIIFIIWTDSSLHQPMYLFLAMLSGIDLVLASSTAPKTLAVLLVHAHEIGYTVCLIQMFFIHAFSSMESGVLVAMALDRYVAICHPLHHSTILHPGIIGRIGMAVLVRGLVLLLPFPILLQRLVFCRATIIGHAYCEHMAVVKLACSETTVNRAYGLAVALLVVGVDVVAIGISYGLILQTVLKVPGGEARLKAFSTCGSHICVILIFYIPGMFSFLTHRFGHHVPHHVHILLATLYLLVPPALNPLVYGVKTRQIRQRVMRVFSLKGQI